The Lewinellaceae bacterium DNA window TCGTTGGCTACCATGGGACATACCCAATTGCCATGTTGCTGGGTATGCGTAGCATACCGGCCCTTCCAATTCTGGTGATAGGCGTCAAATTCATCATTGAACATGGCGACCACCATTTCCTTGTTCTGGATGGCGCGTTCGTCCCATGGATTCATAGCATTGGCTGTCTCGACGCTCTCTTTAAACTTAATGAATGAAGACATCTTGCCATCCTGCAGGAATTGATAATACTTGGATTCAACCAGATAGTGCTTTTCTTCCGGATAGATCTCGTACAGCCGCTCCAGCAAGGGAACCATTTTACCATATTCCCCCTTCATTTCGTAAGCCATGGTGAGGCCATAACTCATCAATCCCTGGTCCTGCGTCAACGCGAACGTCCGCTCCATCATGTCAATGCTCTTGTCCACCTCATTCAGGCTTATGTACACCCGGGACAGCAAACTCATCGAGATCACATCACTCGGGTTTTTTTCGATGGCTTTTTCAAATGCATTGAGCGCGGCAATCCGGTCGTTTTTCACATAGTAGTAGTAGCCTCCTTCTTCACTGAGCACCGACCAGTCATCGGGTGAAAGTTCTTTGGCCTTAGCCAGGGCATCTTCGGCTGCGGCTGCTGCTTTTTCAGTTTCTTCCTGCTTGTCTTCCGACCGGCGCAACACATCGTACCGTTCACTGTGTGCCCACACCAGCATCGACCAGGCTTTGGTGAATTTTGGGTCCATCTTCACCGCATTGTCCAATAATTCCACAACTTCTTCCAATTCGTCATAGGTCTTCCGGGGTTTGTTCAGGATAAACCGGGCCTTCAGGTAATCGTCGTAGGCAGAGAGAACGGTGGTTGGCGGCTTTTCCAGGTCTTTGCGTTGATCTTTTGTGAGGCTGGCTTGCAGTTTCTGGGCAATCTCGGTAGCGATGGACGACTGCAGGTCAAATACATTGATCAGTTCTCCATCGTATTCGTGTGACCACACCGCCTCATTGCTCTGAACATCGACCAGTTGGGCGGTAATCCTCACCTGATCCTCCCATCTGCGTACGGAGCCCTGGAGGATGTAGGAGGCATTAAGTCGCTTCCCTACCTCTTTCAAATCTCCTTCGAAGTCTTTGTACTCCATGACGGAGGATTTCGAAATGATTCTGAAATTGGGTATACCTGCCAGTTTGATCATTACGTCTTCATGGACGCCTTCGGTAAAAAAGATATCCGATGAATCCTGGCTTTGGTGGCTGAAAGGAAGAACGGCAATGGTATTTTCACGTTCTGAATGACTAAATAATGTACCGGATTTGAGCCAAAAAAATACCAGAACGAGAATCAGGACTACGGAAAAGGAAATTGCAATAGGATTTTTCAGCAGGCCGGATTTGGGCTTTGCCTGGGCAAATTTTCCGCGGATGGTTTCTTTCCTGGGAACGTCAAAGCCCTCATTGGCAATGGCAAAAACCTCCAGCGGTTCGCTGACATTTTTAAAATCGAACGGTCCCAGACTCCTCAATTCAAATTCAGACTTATTCTTGATCTGGTCCCTGACGTTCTTTGAAATGAGCACTCCACCGGGAACACCCATCGACTCGATACGGGAAGCTATATTCACTCCGTCGCCAAATACGTTATTTTCAGTGAAAACGACTTCACCCAGGTGAATACCTATCCGCACCGGGATTTGTGCTTCTTTAAAGGTTGTTTGCAGTTGCATGCCACAACGAACACCCTGGCTGGTGCTATCAAATGACAACAGGCAGGCATCTCCGAAATACTGCACGATCACGCCTTCAAAGGTGGGAACAGTACCTTGTAAAAGAGCTTTAAAGGCTTGTAAAAGCTGTAAAGCGCGAGGCTCGTCGTTTTGCATTAAGGCGGTGTACCCCACGATATCAGCAAACAGTATGGTACTAAGTTTTCTTGTTTCCTGCATTTCTTTAACACGATTCACTCCAACGGGGATCGCTAGCCAATTTCAATTCTCCCTGGCTGTGGTTCATAGCGACGACATGTACTCCGTAAAATGTTCCTCACCTCTAAAGGTACCTATTTGATCCTAATTCTCTGAGTGGGAGCCCGGGCATGTCACCGGTTAAGGATAGATTCGTCAATACCTCATCCGTTGGCGTACACCCTTAACAAATCATCCGTGCAACCTGATTATTTAAGAAGGATGGCCGGCTTTTCAAGTGAAATCATGCCATAGAAATAGTCGTTTCGTTTGGCATCGAATGTTTGAGAAAAAGCCGCCATATCGTCCTCTCCATAACTCCGCTTGGTAAAAGCGAATATAGCCAGCGCTTTTTGACCTTCATTAAGTTCTACCTGGCGGTAATGGTAAAGATTAAACTCCACAACTTTTTCCTCTCCGGACTGGCTGAGGAAAAACTCGAGAATGACTTCTTTTCCGTCAGGGCTGTCCTTGGCCTGGTAGCTGCAATACGAATCCGATTGCTTGCGCTGCTCCAGCTCTTCAATTTTCTGGTCAGCTCCATCAATTTGGATTTATTTGGATTTATTGATGGAATCAGGATTACGGTTAAAATAAAAATTGGAACTTGGTTTGGTTTCATAACACATCAGAAATGGATAACAACTCGATATTACACGACCGCAGGAAAATGACCGTACCCCATGGCGTCGGTGTTTTTAACCCGGCTACCGCGGTTTCGGCCCGAAATGCCATCGTAAGGGATGCCAACGGCAAGGAACTGATCGATTTTGCCGGCGGCATTGGCGTCCAGAATGCGGGACACTGTCCCCCGCCCGTGGTCGAGGCAATATGTAACCAGGCGCAAAAGTTGATCCATACTTGTTTCAATGTAGCCACCTACGACATCTATATGGAGCTGGCGGAGGAACTTATTACCTTATTTCCCCATGGAGAACACACCAAAGTGATGCTCACCACGACCGGGGCGGAGTCGGTGGAGAATGCCGTAAAAATTGCCCGTCAGTATACTGGCCGCAGTGCAGTGATAGCCTTTACCGATGGCTTCCATGGACGCAGCATGATGGCGATGACCCTGACCTCCAAGGTCTCCTACAAATTGGGCTGTGGACCCTTTGCTCCGGAGGTGTACCACCTGCCTTACCCTAATTATCACCGGTACCACGATGGTTTGGACCGGGACCAATTTGTTCAAAGGGAAACAGGACGCTTGCGGGAAAGCCTGATTAACCGGGTTGATCCCAACAATGTGGCAGCCGTGATCATTGAACTGGTTCAGGGCGAAGGCGGATTTGTGGTGGCGCCGGTTAAATACATCCAG harbors:
- a CDS encoding aspartate aminotransferase family protein, translating into MDNNSILHDRRKMTVPHGVGVFNPATAVSARNAIVRDANGKELIDFAGGIGVQNAGHCPPPVVEAICNQAQKLIHTCFNVATYDIYMELAEELITLFPHGEHTKVMLTTTGAESVENAVKIARQYTGRSAVIAFTDGFHGRSMMAMTLTSKVSYKLGCGPFAPEVYHLPYPNYHRYHDGLDRDQFVQRETGRLRESLINRVDPNNVAAVIIELVQGEGGFVVAPVKYIQELRSICDEFGIVLIIDEVQTGFGRTSKWGAYQHYGITPDLSVWAKSLGAGMPIGCVVGRAEIMDSALPGTIGGTYPGNPVCSAAALANIRYMKEIDINAQADRVGAIVRERFEDMQTRIGAIGDVRGLGAMLAFSLVKNKERVPDAALTKKLVLACLDRGLILISAGVFGNVIRILSPLTISDELLIQGLDIIEEELERLTDP